One window from the genome of Populus alba chromosome 15, ASM523922v2, whole genome shotgun sequence encodes:
- the LOC118033370 gene encoding RINT1-like protein MAG2, whose protein sequence is MDASIQITLPPVSSLSSSTLSFLNSEQDLSRARSYIDELQSQCFDLDRTLIDLNSRLHSTLLSYASFSDGIHLLFDDATSKLTDLRSFTCPPPLSSSLSPSDGQGRKEGILGEALPALAKEVARVETVRVYAETALKLDTLVGDIEDAVSSTMNRKLRKHSSTQSVEEMRLLAIERLGHSEDVLISVTETHPQWTSLVSAVDHRIDRALATLRPQAIADHRSLLGSLGWPPPLSTLTSSNLDSGKSAEVSNPLFTMQGLLKQQYCENFLALCHLQELQWRRKSRQLEGHNRKVALQQPLWAIEELVNPISIACQRHFSKWIDKPEFVFALVYKITRDYVDTMDELLQPLVDEARLVGYSCREEWISAMVTSLITYLAKEIFPKYVAELDGESVSGVQSKARFSWLHLVDLMIAFDKQIQSLVTHSGISLSLQDDGNLQKISSLSVFCDQPDWLDIWAEIELNDTLEKLKPEVDDERNWTAKIEGALLSGFESYKSPAVSSAFVRRLLLVVDRCRSLPNTFLRSRFLKMAGGSITQRYLDCLLLRCQEAEGLTALTDDNGLIKVANSVNAAHYFESVLKEWCEDTFFLELGFDHSKQLGIGINDNSGLAGRIDGPVGCVFDEEIKKLENFRKEWVERISVAVLRGFDARCREYMKNRRQWQEKGEESWTISKNLVGALDYLQGKMAVAEENLNRIDFVGAWRSLAAGVDHLLFNGLLMSMVKFHDAGVERLNCDMEILFGVFRAWCLRPEAFFPKTSDGLKLLTMREEQLRDTISGGGKRMKENGIIHLNVAEAEKIQNKRVFMS, encoded by the exons ATGGACGCGTCAATCCAAATAACTCTGCCACCAGTATCGTCTCTCTCCTCTTcaactctttcttttctcaacaGTGAACAAGATCTCAGCCGAGCACGAAGCTATATCGACGAGCTTCAATCTCAGTGTTTCGATTTAGACCGAACCCTAATCGACCTCAATTCCAGACTCCATTCCACTCTCCTCTCTTACGCTTCCTTCTCCGATGGAATTCATCTCCTTTTCGATGATGCCACTTCCAAGTTGACCGATCTACGTTCTTTCACTTGCCCCCCAccgctttcttcttctctatcaCCATCAG ATGGACAAGGAAGGAAGGAGGGGATATTGGGCGAGGCACTACCAGCGCTGGCCAAGGAGGTGGCTCGAGTCGAAACGGTTCGGGTCTACGCGg AGACGGCATTGAAACTTGATACATTGGTTGGTGATATTGAGGATGCGGTATCTTCTACAATGAACAGAAAACTAAGGAAGCATTCTTCCACACAGAGTGTAGAA GAAATGCGCCTGCTTGCTATTGAAAGACTCGGACATTCAGAAGATGTTTTAATTTCTGTTACAGAGACACACCCTCAGTGGACAAGTCTTGTATCAGCAGTTGACCACAGAATAGATAGAGCTCTTGCCACATTAAGACCCCAGGCAATTGCAGATCACCGATCACTTCTTGGATCCCTAGGATGGCCACCTCCACTTTCCACTTTGACGTCCTCAAACCTTGATTCTGGAAAATCAGCTGAAGTCTCCAATCCTCTTTTCACAATGCAAGGGCTTCTTAAACAACAGTACTGTGAAAACTTTCTTGCTTTGTGTCACTTGCAGGAGCTGCAGTGGCGGAGAAAATCACGGCAACTTGAGGGTCACAACAGGAAAGTGGCCCTGCAGCAACCACTTTGGGCAATCGAAGAACTTGTGAATCCTATTTCAATTGCATGCCAAAGACATTTTTCAAAGTGGATTGATAAGCCAGAATTCGTTTTTGCTCTTGTCTATAAGATTACCAGGGATTATGTCGACACTATGGATGAATTATTGCAACCACTGGTTGATGAAGCAAGGTTAGTGGGTTACAGTTGCAGAGAAGAATGGATTTCAGCAATGGTAACCTCTTTAATAACATACTTGGCAAAAGAGATATTCCCCAAGTATGTTGCTGAACTGGATGGGGAGAGCGTTAGTGGTGTTCAATCGAAGGCTAGATTTTCTTGGCTTCATCTTGTTGATCTTATGATTGCTTTTGATAAACAGATTCAGTCTCTGGTAACGCATTCTGGAATTTCGCTTTCCCTTCAGGACGATGGCAACCTGCAGAAGATTTCTTCTCTATCAGTCTTCTGTGATCAACCTGACTGGCTTGATATATGGGCAGAAATTGAACTTAATGACACACTTGAGAAGCTAAAACCTGAGGTTGATGATGAGAGAAACTGGACAGCAAAAATTGAAGGTGCTCTTTTATCTGGTTTTGAAAGTTACAAATCTCCTGCAGTTTCAAGTGCCTTTGTTCGGCGACTTTTGTTGGTAGTTGATCGATGCCGATCACTGCCTAACACCTTTTTGAGGTCAAGGTTTCTGAAAATGGCTGGTGGGTCTATCACGCAACGATATTTGGATTGTTTGCTACTCAGGTGCCAAGAAGCTGAAGGACTGACTGCATTAACAGATGACAATGGATTAATCAAAGTTGCAAACTCTGTTAATGCTGCTCACTACTTTGAATCTGTTTTGAAGGAATGGTGTGAGGACACCTTTTTTCTTGAATTGGGATTTGATCACAGCAAGCAACTGGGAATAGGGATTAAtgataatagtggtttggcggGGCGAATTGATGGACCTGTTGGTTGTGTTTTTGATGAGGAGATAAAGAAGTtggaaaattttagaaaagagTGGGTTGAAAGGATATCAGTCGCTGTTTTGAGGGGATTTGATGCTAGGTGCCGAGAATATATGAAAAACAGGAGGCAGTGGCAAGAAAAGGGTGAAGAAAGCTGGACAATCTCCAAAAATTTAGTCGGGGCTCTAGATTATTTGCAAGGGAAGATGGCAGTAGCAGAAGAAAATTTGAACCGGATAGATTTTGTTGGTGCCTGGAGAAGTTTGGCAGCCGGGGTTGACCACTTGCTTTTTAATGGCCTTCTTATGAGCATGGTGAAGTTTCATGATGCTGGTGTTGAAAGGCTTAATTGTGATATGGAGATTTTGTTTGGAGTATTCAGGGCTTGGTGCCTGAGGCCTGAAGCCTTCTTTCCTAAAACCAGTGATGGCTTGAAGTTGTTAACAATGAGGGAGGAGCAGCTCCGAGATACTATCTCAGGAGGAGGGAAAAGGATGAAGGAGAACGGCATTATCCATTTGAATGTAGCAGAGGCAGAGAAGATACAAAACAAAAGAGTATTTATGAGTTAG
- the LOC118033366 gene encoding F-box/kelch-repeat protein At1g74510 has protein sequence MLEASSYPAPRELPASCEQENKWIYNACCTVELSNKRPLEDGEAVALRKAAKVLEGHERREKMEALHVHSIVHTDQPDNQYQADCLHALSIAQTSQLENHHQVDNQTDSSSLINQLGRDLSISCLLHCSRSDYGAIALLNKSFQSLVRSGQLYKLRREAGIVERWVYFSCNLLEWEAYDPIRRRWLHLPRIKSNECFMCSDKESLAVGTDLLVFGKGIESHVIYRYSILTNTWTSGMKMNTPRCLFGSASLGEIAILAGGCDPHGNVLNSAELYNSENGMWVAIPNMNKARKMCSGLFMDGKFYVIGGIGAGNSKMLTCGEAYDLKTRTWHEIPDMLPAQNGGAVVTETPAAAGAPPLVAVVNNELYAADYAQKEVRKYDKKNNVWITLGRLPEQAVSMNGWGLAFRACGDRLIIIGGPRALGGGMIELHSWAPGDGPPKWNLLASKPSGSFVYNCAVMGC, from the coding sequence ATGTTGGAAGCTTCATCTTATCCTGCCCCAAGAGAATTACCAGCATCATGTGAGCAAGAGAACAAGTGGATTTATAATGCTTGCTGCACTGTTGAGCTCTCAAACAAGCGGCCATTAGAAGATGGGGAAGCTGTTGCCTTAAGAAAGGCAGCAAAGGTGCTGGAGGGCCATGAGAGACGGGAGAAGATGGAGGCTCTGCATGTTCATTCCATTGTGCATACTGACCAACCAGATAATCAGTATCAAGCTGATTGTCTGCATGCTCTTTCAATTGCACAAACTAGTCAACTAGAAAACCACCATCAAGTAGATAATCAAACAGATTCGAGTTCACTCATTAACCAACTTGGTCGAGACTTATCAATAAGCTGTCTCCTCCACTGCTCAAGGTCCGATTATGGTGCCATTGCTTTACTCAATAAAAGCTTCCAATCTCTAGTTCGGAGTGGTCAGCTGTATAAGCTGAGGCGGGAAGCAGGAATTGTTGAGCGATGGGTATATTTCTCTTGCAATCTCCTTGAATGGGAGGCCTATGATCCTATTCGTCGTCGATGGTTGCATTTGCCaagaattaaatcaaatgaatgTTTCATGTGTTCAGACAAGGAATCGCTGGCTGTTGGTACGGATCTTCTAGTTTTTGGAAAGGGAATAGAGTCCCATGTTATTTATAGATATAGCATTTTAACGAACACATGGACATCTGGGATGAAGATGAACACACCCAGGTGCTTGTTTGGATCTGCCAGTCTGGGGGAAATTGCGATACTTGCTGGTGGTTGTGATCCACATGGCAATGTTTTGAACTCAGCGGAGCTATACAATTCTGAAAATGGCATGTGGGTTGCTATTCCAAACATGAATAAAGCTAGGAAAATGTGTTCTGGACTATTTATGGATGGCAAGTTTTATGTTATCGGTGGAATTGGAGCAGGCAATTCAAAGATGCTGACATGTGGGGAGGCATATGATTTGAAAACAAGAACGTGGCATGAGATACCTGATATGCTGCCTGCTCAAAATGGAGGGGCTGTGGTGACAGAAACACCTGCTGCAGCTGGGGCACCTCCTTTAGTTGCAGTTGTGAATAATGAGCTCTATGCAGCTGATTATgcacaaaaggaggtgaggaaatatgacaaaaaaaacaatgtgtGGATTACACTTGGGAGGTTACCTGAACAAGCAGTTTCAATGAATGGTTGGGGCCTGGCATTTAGGGCATGTGGAGATCGACTTATTATTATAGGTGGACCTAGGGCTCTAGGTGGAGGGATGATTGAGCTGCACTCATGGGCTCCAGGTGATGGTCCTCCAAAGTGGAACCTGCTTGCTAGTAAGCCTTCAGGCAGCTTTGTGTACAATTGTGCTGTGATGGGATGCTGA